The nucleotide window TTCGATCACTACCGGGGGTTTCCCGGCGGCGTAACGGGGTAAACGGCCAAGTACGCTGCGCGGGTGGATGCGGGTGACCTCGTCCGCAGCAGCGTCGGTGTGGTGTTCGGGTGCACTCATGTGCACAAGCGTACTGGTCCGGGCATGCACGACGGGCGCCGGTGGAACACCGGAATTCCTGCTGGATCGGCGAATCACAACCGTGGATGTGACAGCATTGGTGCATGCTTCGGTTCATCGTGAGGGTACTCATCAATGCACTTGCCTTATGGGTGGCCGCCTGGCTGCTGCCCGGCATAGAGGTGGGCTCGGAAGCCGCCGCTGAAGTGTCCACCAATGAAACCGTCGCTAGCGTGCTCTCCTACCTCTTCGTTGGTCTGGTGTTCGGGATCGTCAACGCGCTCGTCAGGCCCGTCGTGTCCCTGCTCTCGCTGCCCCTGACTATCCTTACGCTCGGACTCTTCACGATCATCATCAATGCGGGCATGCTCATGCTCACCTCCTGGCTCACCTCCTTCACCCCTATCGGCTTCCTGGTGGACGACTTCTTCTGGACAGCGATCCTGGGAGCGATCATCATCAGCCTTGTCTCACTTGTCGCGGGATCGATCACCGGAACCAGACGATAGCCCTGGAGTCAGCTTCGGCTCGTTGCGCGGCGCAGGCTGCGGGCCCAGCAGCGGCGGGCGGGTGACCTGGAAAACGTGACGCTTGGCTGTGGACCCCGCGACAGCCGCGCCGAGCGCTGCAGTGATCGGTGCAATCGAAGGATGAGAACTCAGGTCCACGGCCCGCGCTCCTTCGCGGTAGCTGTCGATCTTGTGGGCAGGGCCGAAACCGAAATCTTCTCCTTCTCGCAACTTAGCCTGGTGGTCAAGGACCACGGAGACTTGATTGGGCTGATCTTCGCGTGGAACCAGGTCGACATGGGGCACGATGTCCCAGGTATGGGCGAGATGGAGGAATGTGGTTCCCTCAGGGGCCTCTTCCAGTTCCACCGGCGATCCTGCCGTCACCACATGAGCAATTGAATACTTCTCAGCGACGGGGCCGCTGTTGGCAAGGTTCATCGCGTGCATGCCGCCCTGGCTGTAGCCAACGAGAACAACGTCGGCGCCTTTTGCGGCGTCTACTTCCTCCAACGCGCGACCCACTGCATCGCCGACATACGCGCTGTCTACAGCTCGCGCCTCTGTCACCCCGTGGAAACTGAAAGGTTCCTCCCAGCTGCTCCCTTCCGATCCTGGAATCACCACAACGTAGGTAGGTCCTGACTCGCCGGCTACCTCGAGGACTTCGAAGGCACTTCCCGGCTCCTTGGTGGCGTGCGAAACCTGTGCCAATAAGTCATCGACGGTTCCATCCAACCGTGTGGTCTCGGATCGGGTGTGCTCCAGGCTTAACGGCGCAGCTAACAGGAGTGCCGACCCGGAAGGAACTCCGACAGTCCGGATGTCACCGATGAGCCCACGAACCACGACATCGGCCGCCTCATACGCGAATCGACTCAACCGGATCTTGTCTGCGGCGTTCCTGAGCTCAGAGCTGCTGTCGAGAATCTTTTGGTGCGCCAGCACAATCGCTTCTGCGGCCGCCGCGCCGCTTGAAAACGAAGCAGCGGTCGCATCGACGTTGCCTGCTGTCATCAGCTGGAGGGCCGACAACCGGACGTCCATAGAGGCAACAGCCTCAGCCACACTACTTAGTTCTTCTGCAGCGTCTCCGACAATCTGCGCACCCCTGTCCAATTCCTCCCATTGGAAGCGGATGTCCCCAACACCACCGATGACTCTGGCAACGCCATCGACATCGGGAGGAGTGTGCACAGGGGTGAGGTCATGCTCGGTGCTCATCCTTGCGAGCCGCTCGTTGTCTCCCCCATCTGCAGCGCAATTCCGTATCCCTCCATTGATACAGCGGCCTCACGCAAAAGGGCTGATGCGGTCCGAAGCCCGGACTCCCGCTCGATCAGATATGAGCGGAAGTTACGTCCCGCCGGAGACTCCCAGTGGATACTCTGAGCAACACCAATCCGCTGTCGCACGGCGTCGACAACATCGGCCTGTAGGCCCAGGCGTCTCGCGAAGTCGCGTGCCGCCTCGCTGGGCTCCTGCTCACAGGTTGAGCCCGCCGCCATACTGCGATACATGCTCCGCACCCTCCTCACCTTGCTGTTGTAGCTACCAACGACGCTAGGCGCGGACGGAGGCCGGGCGCTTCGCAGGTGGGGCGTATGTTGATATCCCGCAGGAATCCTGTGCCTGTGGAGGAGTCGTCACGCTTGGAGCGCATACCGCCGGTCATGGAATGATTGGACCCATGCCGCACACTCCTTCCTCCCGGGTCAACCTTGCGTCCGTAACGATTCACCAGGTTGACGGCCAAGTGCCTATTGCCCTTGGGCCCCTCGACGGGAGATACCGCCCAGCAGTCGCTCCTTTGGTTGACTACCTGTCCGAAGCTGCACTCAACCGGGATCGCGTTCACGTCGAAGTGGAGTGGCTCATCCACCTCACCCGCAAGAGTGTCCTGCCCGGAACGGCTCCACTCACAGACGTTCAGGAAGCAGCGCTCCGGGAGATTGTCAGTACCTTCGACGGCAGCGCCGTCAGCGAGCTTGCCGAAATCGAGCGGGTCACTGTGCATGACGTCAAGGCCGTCGAGTACTTCATCGGAAGCCGGCTTGAAGGCATCGGCATCAGCCGCCTGAAGCCCCTCGTCCACTTCGGCTGCACCTCAGAAGACATCAACAACCTGTCCTATGCTCTCGGCGTGAAGGGCGCGGTGGAAGACATCTGGCTTCCCGCGGCGGAGTCGCTCGTGAATCAGGTCAAGGCGATGGCCGAAGAATCCCGGGCAGTCCCCATGCTTTCCCGGACCCATGGACAGCCGGCCACACCCACCACCCTCGGCAAGGAGCTCGCCGTCGTGGCGCACCGCCTGGCCCGGCAGCTCGAGCGCATACGCCGGACGGAGTACCTGGGGAAGATCAACGGAGCAACCGGCACCTTTGCCGCTCACGTCGCCTCCGTGCCGCGCGCCGAATGGCAGGCCGTCGCCAGAGAATTCGTGGAGGGCCTCGGCCTGACCTGGAACCCGCTGACCACCC belongs to Arthrobacter tumbae and includes:
- a CDS encoding phage holin family protein yields the protein MLRFIVRVLINALALWVAAWLLPGIEVGSEAAAEVSTNETVASVLSYLFVGLVFGIVNALVRPVVSLLSLPLTILTLGLFTIIINAGMLMLTSWLTSFTPIGFLVDDFFWTAILGAIIISLVSLVAGSITGTRR
- the purB gene encoding adenylosuccinate lyase; the protein is MPHTPSSRVNLASVTIHQVDGQVPIALGPLDGRYRPAVAPLVDYLSEAALNRDRVHVEVEWLIHLTRKSVLPGTAPLTDVQEAALREIVSTFDGSAVSELAEIERVTVHDVKAVEYFIGSRLEGIGISRLKPLVHFGCTSEDINNLSYALGVKGAVEDIWLPAAESLVNQVKAMAEESRAVPMLSRTHGQPATPTTLGKELAVVAHRLARQLERIRRTEYLGKINGATGTFAAHVASVPRAEWQAVAREFVEGLGLTWNPLTTQIESHDWQAELYADVARFNRILHNFCTDVWSYISIGYFAQVPVAGATGSSTMPHKVNPIRFENAEANLEISCSLLDVLASTLVTSRWQRDLTDSSSQRNIGVAFGHSMLAISNVSKGLERLDVAESVLAADLDTNWEVLGEAVQMVMRAEAIAGTPGMEDPYERLKDLTRGQRVDAARMREFVLELGLSAEAEERLLALTPATYTGIAEHLVDHLR